One Salvelinus namaycush isolate Seneca chromosome 4, SaNama_1.0, whole genome shotgun sequence genomic window carries:
- the LOC120045970 gene encoding BTB/POZ domain-containing protein 17 has product MPAALLRPRVPLAQTNLISTLLLSLCLHTGSVTGGIMKADEIQNGGVDTISHSLALVQRLEALLAQGNGSDVALRVQTVGAEQVKVIQAHSLMLSLQSPVFEELLLSHNGTTLVLLETAECAAVFDKFIRYLYCGEISLCLEQATSLHKLATKYRVQGLQQGVTQYMTQNLASNSPSGHVVEWYQYALQTGDVALRDSCLQYLSWNLSSVLQSGEWTHVSNDLLMTLLQRSDLILQSEMELFAALEAWINQNEPDALTAENALRAIRYAMMPPLELFRLQTQSPVLARYQESVRDLLYQSYQFHSASPLHMAKYFDVNCSLFMPRNYLSPAWGSPWVINNPMRDDRSTSFQTQLGPSGHDANKRVTWNSLFSPRWLPLSMRPMYSEQGSTQPTRVDGGRLRIIITPATSSADFAGVSFQKTVVVMARKQGKMVVRHVYNFHQSTEETGDFLVEADLHRKTSEYLVDGSLHLHIVVKPLYQTLIATKK; this is encoded by the exons GCATAATGAAGGCTGATGAGATCCAGAATGGTGGCGTGGACACCATCAGCCACTCCCTTGCCCTGGTGCAGCGTCTGGAGGCCCTGCTGGCTCAGGGGAACGGCAGCGATGTGGCCCTCAGGGTGCAG aCAGTGGGAGCAGAGCAAGTAAAGGTGATCCAGGCCCACTCCCTGATGCTGTCCCTGCAGAGCCCTGTGTTCGAGGAACTGCTGCTCAGCCATAATGGCACCACCCTGGTCCTCCTGGAGACCGCTGAGTGTGCTGCCGTCTTTGACAAGTTCATCAG GTACCTGTATTGTGGAGAGATCTCCCTGTGTCTGGAGCAGGCCACCTCTCTACACAAGCTGGCCACTAAGTACCGCGTCCAGGGCCTTCAGCAGGGGGTCACCCAGTACATGACCCAGAACCTGGCCAGCAACTCCCCTTCTGGACACGTGGTGGAATG GTACCAGTACGCCCTGCAGACAGGAGACGTGGCCCTGCGGGACAGCTGTCTGCAGTACCTGTCCTGGAACCTGTCCTCTGTGCTGCAGAGTGGGGAGTGGACGCATGTCAGCAACGACCTGCTCATGACCCTGCTGCAGCGCTCAGACCTCATCCTGCAG AGTGAAATGGAGCTCTTTGCGGCACTGGAGGCCTGGATCAACCAGAACGAACCGGATGCTCTAACGGCCGAGAACGCTCTGAGAGCCATCCGTTATGCCATGATGCCCCCTCTGGAGCTCTTCCGCCTGCAGACCCAGTCTCCTGTTCTGGCCCGCTACCAGGAGTCGGTCCGGGACCTcctctaccagtcctaccagttcCACTCCGCCTCCCCCCTCCACATGGCCAAGTACTTTGACGTGAACTGCAGTCTATTCATGCCCAGGAACTACCTCTCCCCTGCCTGGGGGAGTCCTTGGGTCATCAACAACCCCATGAGGGACGACCGCAGCACCAGCTTCCAGACGCAGCTGGGCCCCAGCGGCCATGATGCCAACAAGAGGGTGACCTGGAACTCCCTGTTCTCGCCCCGTTGGTTGCCCCTCAGCATGAGGCCAATGTACTCCGAACAGGGTTCCACACAGCCGACACGCGTTGACGGAGGCCGCCTGCGCATCATTATTACTCCCGCTACGTCGAGTGCAGACTTTGCCGGGGTGAGCTTCCAGAAGACGGTGGTGGTGATGGCGAGGAAGCAGGGAAAGATGGTGGTGAGACATGTTTATAATTTCCACCAGAGCACCGAGGAGACTGGAGACTTCCTGGTGGAAGCCGATCTGCACCGTAAGACGTCTGAGTACCTAGTTGATGGTTCCCTCCATCTACACATTGTGGTCAAGCCGCTCTACCAGACCCTCATCGCTACCAAGAAATGA